From Rhinoraja longicauda isolate Sanriku21f chromosome 24, sRhiLon1.1, whole genome shotgun sequence, one genomic window encodes:
- the LOC144605461 gene encoding junctional adhesion molecule A-like: MSAACNKMASPWLCLLVLLGGLVSLSGSFDVTSTTPKVSVGAGEAADLYYQYTADFGDPRVEWKFKDLQGSFRLVYYNKQITESYVGRVELSTTALHFDHTLETDSGEYMCEVTTPDGAHTDTVMVELVVRVPPGVPVADVPSSVVIGSKVQLQCAETQGYPPPVFRWYRNEVPMPVKPVRGGSFRNSSYTIQPDTGQLTFDPVGKADIGDYKCEASNGVGEPIKSSLHHMQVYESNVGGIVAGVIVALIILAFIGIGLWFAYRKGYLGRKESNKPKVIYSQPPADTTDDGDFRQKSSFVV; the protein is encoded by the exons ATGTCTGCTGCATGCAACAAGATGGCTTCCCCGTGGCTCTGTCTGCTGGTTCTCCTGGGGGGACTAG TGTCTTTGAGTGGATCCTTCGACGTGACGAGTACGACACCAAAAGTGAGCGTGGGAGCTGGAGAAG CTGCCGACCTGTACTATCAGTACACCGCCGACTTTGGGGACCCCCGCGTGGAGTGGAAGTTCAAAGACCTGCAGGGATCCTTCCGCCTCGTCTACTACAACAAGCAGATCACTG AGAGTTATGTGGGCCGTGTGGAGCTCTCGACCACTGCTCTCCACTTTGACCATACGCTGGAGACAGACAGCGGTGAATACATGTGTGAGGTGACCACGCCCGACGGGGCCCACACCGACACCGTCATGGTCGAGCTCGtcgtgaggg TGCCCCCCGGGGTGCCCGTGGCCGATGTACCCTCCTCGGTGGTCATTGGCAGCAAGGTGCAGCTGCAGTGCGCAGAGACCCAGGGCTACCCACCGCCCGTCTTCCGCTGGTACCGCAACGAGGTTCCGATGCCCGTGAAGCCGGTGCGTGGAGGCAGCTTCCGCAACTCCTCCTACACTATCCAACCCGACACCGGGCAGCTG ACTTTTGACCCGGTGGGGAAGGCAGACATTGGTGATTACAAGTGTGAAGCCAGCAATGGGGTGGGGGAGCCCATCAAGAGCTCCCTCCACCACATGCAAGTGT ATGAAAGCAACGTGGGGGGCATCGTTGCCGGGGTGATCGTGGCCCTCATCATCCTGGCCTTCATTGGCATCGGACTCTGGTTCGCCTACCGCAAGGGATACCTGGGAC GGAAAGAAAG caacaaGCCGAAGGTGATCTACAGCCAGCCGCCTGCAGACACGACCGACGAT GGTGACTTCAGGCAGAAATCTTCGTTTGTTGTTTGA